From the Diospyros lotus cultivar Yz01 chromosome 13, ASM1463336v1, whole genome shotgun sequence genome, one window contains:
- the LOC127788242 gene encoding protein FAR1-RELATED SEQUENCE 5-like translates to MENVDGLDDEILEEDSEIIVPQVGMKFKDANEIFEFYKKYAYNVGFPVRKRTSRKGEDGVVKYVTFSCCREGQRSRSKSTNSMPQPTIQIGCKARLTASVDGIGTWRINTIHLEHNHNTSPSKSRLFRCNRQLSAHVKRQLEVNDMAGIPLHKSYNSAVVEAGGYENMTCIERDCRNYVEKVRRLRLGEGDAAAIQSYFSKMQAICPGFFFSIDLDEESRLRNVFWADNRCREAYKEFGDIVTFDTTYLTNKYDMPFAPFVGVNHHGQSTLLGCGLISSEDTETFVWLFRTWLQCMQGQAPNGIITDQDRAMQNAIQIVLPNTKHRWCLWHILKKLPEKFGNHVQKGAIFSAIHELVYDSQTPEEFEKGWIRMIEEHELHDNDWLDRLYMDRSRWVPCFLKTSFWAGMSTTQRSESTTTK, encoded by the coding sequence ATGGAGAATGTGGATGGTTTGGATGATGAAATATTAGAAGAAGACAGTGAGATTATTGTGCCGCAAGTTGGAATGAAGTTTAAGGATGCCaatgaaatatttgaattttacaaGAAATATGCATATAATGTAGGTTTTCCAGTTAGGAAAAGAACTTCTAGAAAAGGTGAGGATGGGGTTGTAAAATATGTGACATTTTCATGTTGTCGAGAAGGCCAAAGAAGTAGGTCTAAAAGTACTAATTCAATGCCACAACCAACCATTCAAATAGGGTGTAAAGCTAGATTGACTGCAAGTGTTGATGGTATTGGAACATGGCGAATTAACACAATCCATCTTGAACATAATCATAATACGAGTCCATCCAAATCTCGGTTGTTTCGATGCAACCGGCAATTGAGTGCACATGTAAAACGTCAGCTTGAAGTGAATGATATGGCTGGAATTCCATTACATAAAAGCTATAACTCAGCGGTTGTTGAAGCAGGTGGATATGAGAATATGACATGCATCGAGAGGGATTGTAGGAATTATGTTGAAAAGGTTAGACGATTACGACTAGGGGAAGGAGATGCGGCTGCAAtacaatcttatttttcaaaaatgcaagCAATTTGCCCTGGTTTTTTCTTCAGTATTGATTTGGATGAAGAGTCTCGATTGAGAAATGTGTTTTGGGCTGATAATAGGTGCAGAGAAGCATATAAGGAGTTTGGCGATATTGTGACATTTGACACCACATATCTCACAAATAAGTATGATATGCCATTCGCCCCTTTTGTTGGGGTGAATCATCACGGGCAATCTACATTGCTCGGATGTGGGTTAATCTCGAGTGAGGATACAGAGACATTTGTTTGGCTATTTAGGACATGGCTTCAATGTATGCAAGGTCAGGCTCCTAATGGAATAATTACGGACCAAGATAGGGCTATGCAAAATGCAATTCAAATAGTATTGCCAAATACGAAGCATAGATGGTGTTTGTGGCATATATTAAAGAAGTTGCCTGAAAAATTTGGCAACCATGTTCAAAAGGGTGCCATATTTTCGGCTATACACGAACTAGTATATGATTCGCAAACTCcagaagaatttgaaaaaggTTGGATTAGGATGATTGAAGAACATGAATTGCATGACAATGATTGGTTGGACAGACTTTACATGGATAGAAGCCGTTGGGTTCCTTGTTTCTTGAAAACATCATTTTGGGCAGGTATGTCCACAACTCAACGCAGTGAGAGCACTACAACAAAATAG